GTAGTCGCACCGGTTTATAAAAGGCAGCCCCCATTTTTTCAACTTCAAATTTTTCTCCAATCCGATTCAGCAGTTCCTCTTCTGAGAGTCCGTTTAAATCTTTCACCAGGCGGTTGTAATCCTGAATCTGCAATTGATTGGACGGGAACAAACACGACAAAAAATAATTATAGGGTTCATTGCCGGTATGATTCGGGTTTTCATCCCGTAATTGTTTTCCAACCTTTGCGGATGCCGCTGAACGGTGGTGTCCGTCAGCAATATAACTGGCTGCTACCGTTTCGTGGAATAAGCCGGCCAGTTTATTGATAATGTTTTCATTGTCAATCTTCCACAACTGGTGGCGCACATCCTGAGAGTCTGTGAAATCATTTTCAGCAGTATGATGTTCGCAGTAATGTTCGATAATCGCATCAATTTCCTGAACGCTTTTGTATGTCAGAAAGACCATACCCGGCTGAGCCATCTTGGTCTTCATATGGCGGATACGGTCGTTCTCTTTTGCCACCAGGGTAAGTTCGTGTCTTTTGATATGGTTGTTAAAATAATCGTCAATCGAACTGCCTGCCACCAATCCGGTTTGTATTCTGCCATCCATCGTCTGTGCATAGATATACAAACAAGGATTCTCATCACGCACTAAAATTCCGTCACGGATAAACCGTTCAAAGATTTCTTTTCCCTTTTCATAGACAGCATCTTCATACTGATCTATCGGCTGATCGAAATTGATTTCAGGTTTGGAGATATGCAGAAAGGAATATGGATTGTCTTTGGCCTCTTCTTTAGCTTCCGCCGAGTTTAGAACATCATAGGGCTTGGCCGCAACCTTATCAGCAATATCTTTTCGCGGGCGAAGGCCCTTAAGCGGTCGTATGGTTATCATTTTTTACGGAGGTTCTTGTTGTTTTTTCTTAATGCCTTCATCTTTCTCATTTTTTCTAATACGGGTTGCTCTTTCTTTTTGATATCGGTCGTCTCAATGCCAAATTTTTCGAAAGAACCATCCTTAAAGGCGCTTAGCGCTCTCAGGTAAACAGGATTTTGTTCATTGGCGATTTGATAGAAAATCCCGCCGCTCCAGATGTTTTGTCCAATCATTCCCTTGAGTTGGTTTTTTATCGTAGGGATGCTTCTGCTGAAATTTTCTGCCGAGTCCGGTTCTACCTTCTTGGCTTTTGCGAATGCATATAATTTA
This genomic interval from Sphingobacteriales bacterium contains the following:
- a CDS encoding DUF1015 domain-containing protein, with the protein product MITIRPLKGLRPRKDIADKVAAKPYDVLNSAEAKEEAKDNPYSFLHISKPEINFDQPIDQYEDAVYEKGKEIFERFIRDGILVRDENPCLYIYAQTMDGRIQTGLVAGSSIDDYFNNHIKRHELTLVAKENDRIRHMKTKMAQPGMVFLTYKSVQEIDAIIEHYCEHHTAENDFTDSQDVRHQLWKIDNENIINKLAGLFHETVAASYIADGHHRSAASAKVGKQLRDENPNHTGNEPYNYFLSCLFPSNQLQIQDYNRLVKDLNGLSEEELLNRIGEKFEVEKMGAAFYKPVRLHEFSMYVNGSWYKLTARKGTYDETDPIGILDVTILSNNILDPVLGIKDQRTDKRIDFVGGIRGLGELQKRVDSGEMKIAVAFFPVSLDQLIAIADSGNIMPPKSTWFEPKLKSGLVINLLNE